In Erigeron canadensis isolate Cc75 chromosome 6, C_canadensis_v1, whole genome shotgun sequence, the following are encoded in one genomic region:
- the LOC122604749 gene encoding ABC transporter B family member 15-like, whose product MLNKAFKASLNVHKKIGLPYWLKANVYDKQNLCLNMEKKGSSNGSLRSLFMHADVADMFLMAFGVFGAIGDGLLGTPMMVFVASKVMNSVGGFSKLSSPDVFIHKINQNAANLCYLGVGKLVVCFIEGYCWTRTAERQTSRLRETYLKAVLRQEMAYFDLNVTSTADIVITVSSDSLIIQEFISEKLPVLVTNVATFGGAYFVSFMLLWKLAIVGLPFILLLVIPGLIYGRVLMSLSRQIREEYNKAGVVVEQALSNVRTLYSFVGESKTIREYSAALQGTMKLGIKQGLAKGLAIGSNGGVVFAAWSFMCWYGSRLVMYHGASGGTVFNVGAALNIGGIALGSGLSSLKYFSEAMAASERIREVIESVPKIDSDNLEGDTLEEVFGEVEFKNINFAYPSRPESWIFKDFSLKVPAGKTVALVGASGSGKSTTIALLLRLYDLQGGEICVDGVRINKLQLKWLRSQMGLVGQEPTLFGTTIKENILFGKEDATMEEVIEAARASNAHNFISQLPKAYETQVGERGVQMSGGQKQRIAIARAIIRSPRILLLDEATSALDSESERVVQEALDMAAIGRTTIVIAHRLSTIRNADVISVVQNGKLVESGSHNELIQHENGFYRSLIQSKESKQNDEPSDDVHKNSSHHQSLVRRSNSTNSPNQSEEKNALRANQELPLPTFKRLLAMNSPEWKQAFFGSVAAILFGAVQPLYALSMGSMISVYFMVDHEKIKHKTKIYALFFFSLSVFSLVINIIQHYNFAAMGEYLTKRVREKMLSKILTFEIGWFDQDENSSGAICSRLATDANVVRSLVGDRCCLLVQVSSAVTVAFTMALVITWRLALVMILVQPLIIICFYYKKVLLKDMSQKAMKSQNESSKLAAEAVSNLYIVTAFSSQIRILKMLRETQKEPMRESIRQSWYAGFGLGFSQCLQAFAWALAFWYGGKLIIGGHLVAKAFFQIFLILASTGRVIAEAGTTTNDLAKGSDAVHSVFAVLDRYTLIDPEDPNGNKPEIVTGHIEMRDIDFAYPARPDIWIFKGFSINIEAGKSTALVGQSGSGKSTIIGLIERFYDPIKGVVEVDGRDIRSHHLRTLRKYIALVSQEPSLFCGTIRENIIYGASEEVSESEIIEAAKAANAHDFIAGLRDGYDTWCGDRGVQLSGGQKQRIAISRAILRNPTILLLDEATSALDSQSENIVQEALERIMVGRTSVVVAHRLSTIQNCDTIAVLEKGRVVEKGNHRTLLANGPTGAYYSLVNLQKHTSTIRTMD is encoded by the exons atgctaaacaaagcctTTAAGGCTTcgcttaacgtgcataaaaagatt GGACTCCCATATTGGCTCAAAGCTAATGTATACGATAAACAAAATTTGTGTTTAAA CATGGAGAAGAAAGGCAGCAGCAATGGATCATTAAGGTCGCTTTTCATGCATGCAGACGTTGCCGATATGTTTCTCATGGCTTTCGGAGTTTTCGGTGCCATCGGCGACGGACTACTTGGGACTCCAATGATGGTGTTTGTCGCCTCAAAAGTCATGAACAGCGTTGGGGGCTTTTCTAAGTTATCATCCCCTGATGTTTTCATTCACAAAATTAACCAG AATGCAGCAAATTTGTGTTACCTGGGAGTTGGGAAATTGGTTGTATGTTTTATTG AAGGATATTGCTGGACAAGAACCGCAGAGAGACAAACATCACGATTAAGGGAAACTTATCTGAAAGCAGTTTTAAGACAAGAAATGGCCTATTTTGACTTGAATGTTACAAGCACTGCCGATATTGTTATAACTGTTTCCAGTGATAGTCTCatcattcaagaattcatcagcGAAAAG CTGCCGGTGTTAGTGACGAACGTGGCAACTTTTGGCGGGGCGTATTTTGTGTCATTTATGTTGCTATGGAAACTAGCAATTGTTGGGCTTCCATTTATCTTACTTCTAGTAATACCTGGTCTGATTTATGGAAGAGTTTTGATGAGCTTATCAAGACAAATCAGGGAGGAGTATAATAAGGCTGGTGTTGTGGTGGAGCAAGCTCTTTCTAATGTCAGGACCTTATATTCGTTTGTTGGTGAAAGTAAGACCATCAGAGAGTATTCTGCTGCTCTGCAAGGCACAATGAAGTTAGGTATAAAGCAGGGTTTGGCTAAAGGATTGGCGATCGGCAGCAATGGTGGCGTCGTTTTTGCTGCTTGGTCTTTCATGTGTTGGTACGGTAGTAGATTGGTGATGTACCATGGAGCTAGCGGTGGAACCGTGTTTAATGTTGGAGCTGCCCTCAACATCGGAGGAAT AGCATTGGGTTCTGGATTGTCAAGCTTAAAATACTTTTCCGAGGCAATGGCTGCCAGTGAACGTATAAGGGAAGTAATCGAGAGTGTTCCAAAGATTGATTCAGATAACTTGGAAGGGGATACATTAGAAGAAGTCTTTGGAGAAGTGgagttcaaaaatataaattttgcaTATCCATCAAGGCCGGAATCATGGATATTCAAAGACTTCAGTTTAAAAGTTCCAGCAGGAAAGACGGTGGCGTTGGTGGGTGCAAGCGGGTCTGGTAAATCAACGACGATTGCATTGTTGCTGAGGCTCTATGATCTGCAAGGAGGAGAGATTTGTGTAGATGGAGTGAGGATCAATAAGCTTCAACTGAAATGGCTGAGATCGCAAATGGGTTTGGTGGGCCAAGAGCCTACTCTATTCGGGACCACAATAAAAGAGAACATTCTTTTTGGCAAGGAAGATGCAACCATGGAAGAAGTCATTGAAGCTGCAAGAGCATCAAATGCTCATAACTTCATCTCTCAATTGCCTAAGGCTTATGAAACCCAG GTCGGTGAAAGAGGAGTTCAAATGTCTGGTGGACAAAAGCAAAGAATTGCAATTGCCCGTGCAATAATCAGGTCACCTCGTATCCTTCTCTTGGACGAGGCAACAAGTGCACTCGACTCTGAATCTGAACGAGTGGTGCAGGAGGCCCTTGATATGGCAGCCATCGGTAGAACCACCATAGTCATAGCTCATCGCCTTTCCACAATTAGAAATGCAGATGTGATATCAGTGGTACAGAATGGTAAGCTGGTCGAGTCTGGCTCCCATAATGAACTCATTCAACATGAAAATGGTTTCTACAGGTCACTCATTCAATCCAAAGAAAGCAAGCAAAACGATGAACCCTCAGATGATGTCCATAAGAACAGTAGCCATCATCAATCGCTGGTGAGAAGATCAAACTCTACAAACTCACCCAACCAGAGTGAAGAAAAAAATGCCTTGCGGGCCAACCAAGAACTTCCGCTACCTACCTTCAAAAGACTTTTAGCAATGAACAGTCCTGAATGGAAGCAAGCATTCTTTGGGAGTGTGGCTGCGATTCTCTTCGGAGCAGTTCAACCACTATATGCTTTGTCAATGGGGTCAATGATATCCGTATATTTCATGGTGGATCACGAAAAGATCAAGCACAAAACAAAGATTTAtgcattgtttttcttttctttgtcaGTTTTCTCGCTTGTGATCAACATCATTCAACATTACAATTTTGCAGCCATGGGTGAGTACTTGACTAAGAGGGTTCGTGAAAAGATGCTATCAAAGATACTCACCTTTGAAATTGGGTGGTTCGACCAGGATGAAAATTCAAGTGGAGCCATTTGTTCAAGGCTTGCTACAGATGCCAATGTG GTGCGATCTTTAGTAGGTGATCGATGTTGTCTTCTAGTTCAAGTATCCTCTGCTGTGACAGTTGCCTTTACGATGGCGTTGGTGATCACATGGAGATTGGCTTTGGTTATGATTCTGGTTCAGCCACTAATAATCATATGCttctattataaaaaagtattgttaaaagaCATGTCACAAAAGGCAATGAAGTCACAAAATGAAAGCAGCAAGCTCGCCGCGGAAGCTGTCTCAAACCTATATATTGTCACTGCTTTTTCGTCCCAAATACGGATCCTCAAAATGCTCAGAGAGACCCAAAAAGAGCCAATGCGTGAAAGCATCCGGCAATCTTGGTATGCAGGATTTGGACTCGGTTTTTCTCAATGCCTTCAAGCTTTTGCTTGGGCTCTAGCCTTTTGGTATGGTGGTAAATTGATCATTGGTGGTCATCTTGTGGCAAAAGCATTTTTCCAGATATTTTTAATCTTGGCAAGCACTGGCAGGGTAATTGCAGAGGCTGGAACCACGACAAATGATCTGGCCAAAGGGTCTGATGCAGTGCACTCTGTGTTTGCTGTATTGGACCGTTACACCTTGATAGATCCCGAGGACCCTAATGGTAACAAGCCAGAGATCGTCACAGGCCATATAGAGATGCGCGATATCGACTTTGCCTACCCAGCTCGGCCTGACATCTGGATCTTTAAAGGATTCTCCATCAATATTGAAGCGGGGAAATCAACTGCATTGGTCGGACAAAGTGGGTCCGGGAAGTCAACCATAATTGGGTTAATCGAGCGTTTTTACGACCCGATAAAGGGTGTTGTGGAAGTTGATGGAAGGGATATAAGGTCTCACCACTTAAGAACTCTAAGGAAATATATCGCACTCGTGAGCCAGGAGCCCTCATTATTCTGCGGTACTATACGTGAAAACATCATTTATGGTGCTTCAGAAGAAGTTAGTGAATCAGAGATTATTGAGGCTGCCAAAGCAGCCAATGCTCATGATTTTATAGCAGGTTTAAGAGACGGGTATGATACTTGGTGTGGTGATCGAGGAGTACAACTATCCGGAGGACAAAAACAACGCATTGCCATATCCCGTGCTATACTCAGAAATCCAACGATTTTGTTACTTGACGAAGCAACTAGTGCACTTGATAGCCAGTCTGAGAATATAGTGCAGGAAGCTCTCGAGAGAATAATGGTAGGTCGGACCAGTGTGGTGGTGGCACACCGGTTAAGTACAATACAAAATTGTGACACTATTGCAGTTTTGGAGAAAGGGAGGGTGGTTGAGAAAGGTAACCATCGTACGTTGCTAGCAAACGGGCCGACTGGAGCTTACTACTCCTTGGTTAATCTGCAAAAGCATACTTCTACTATCCGTACTATGGACTGA
- the LOC122605419 gene encoding ABC transporter B family member 15-like, whose translation MLKMSNKKTNKKAARNNGSFRSLFMHADVADMFLMGFGLFGAIADGFEVPTLLFISCALMNSVGNFSSISTNVFIGRINKNAEYLCYLAIGKFVACFIEGYCWTRTAERQTSRLRTTYLKAILRQEVAYFDLNVTCTAEIVTTVSSDSLIIQEFISEKLPVFVMNVAGFCGAYIMSFMLLWRLAIVGLPFIIILVIPGLIYGRVLVSLSRQIREEYNNAGVVVEQAISSVRTVYSFVRESKTIREYSAALQGTMKLGINQGLAKGLAMGSNSGVVFAVWSFICWYGSRLVMYHGAKGGIVFGVGSSITYGGLSLGAGLSNVKYFSEAMAASERIRGLIKRVPKIDSEDMEGEILQEVFGEVEFKSIKFAYPSRLESVIFEDFNLKLPAGKTMALVGGSGSGKSTVISLLQRFYDPQEGEICLDGVRIDKLQLKWIRSQMGLVSQEPALFATTIKGNILFGKEDATMEEVIEAAKVSNAHNFISQLPQAYETQVGERGIQMSGGQKQRIAIARAIIKSPRILLLDEATSALDSESERVVQEALDSVAVGRTTIIIAHRLSTVRNADMISVVQNGRLVESGSHDELIQLENSFYKSLVHLQEKKQNTETLHKCPLDSSTHYVHNKSSRQQLIVSRSSSTNSGNRGEQNFISQANQEIPVPTFKRLLAMNIPEWKQALFGSVGAILFGAIQPLYAFSMASMMCVYFLPDHDDIRHKTMIHALCFIGLAVCSMLINIVQHYNFAAMGEHLTKRVRERMLLKILAFEIGWFDQDENSSGAICSRLATDANVVRSLVGDRCSLLIQAFSAVTIAFTMGLVIAWRLAIVMIAVQPLIIICFYYRKILLKNMSEKAMKAQDESSKLAAEAVSNLRTVTAFSSQTRILKMLKETQKEPMHESIRQAWYAGFGLGFSQSLIACTWALAFWYGGRLISGGHLGIKPFLQSFFILVSTGRVIAEAGTMTNDLAKGSDAVKSVFALLDRYTLIDPEDPNGNKPEIITGHIEMQDIDFVYPARPNISIFKGFSVTIEAGKSTALVGQSGSGKSTIIGLIERFYDPVKGIVEVDGRDIRSYHLRTLRKYIALVSQEPSLFSGTIRENIIYGASENVSESEIIEAAKAANAHDFIAVLKDGYDTWCGDRGVQLSGGQNQRIAIARAILKNPTVLLLDEATSALDSQSENIVQEALERMMVGRTSVVVAHRLSTIQSCDTIAVLEKGKVVEKGNHRTLLAKGAPGAYYSLVNLQKPISNH comes from the exons ATGTTAAAGATGagtaacaaaaaaacaaataagaaaGCAGCTAGAAATAATGGATCATTCCGATCGCTTTTCATGCATGCAGACGTTGCCGATATGTTTCTCATGGGTTTCGGACTTTTCGGTGCCATCGCCGATGGATTTGAGGTTCCAACGTTGTTGTTTATTTCTTGCGCCCTTATGAACAGCGTTGGAAACTTTTCTTCTATATCCACCAATGTCTTCATTGGCAGAATCAATAAG AATGCAGAATATCTTTGTTACTTGGCCATTGGAAAATTCGTTGCATGTTTTAttg AGGGGTATTGTTGGACAAGAACAGCAGAGAGACAGACCTCACGATTGAGAACAACTTATTTAAAAGCAATTTTAAGACAAGAAGTGGCCTATTTTGACTTGAATGTTACATGCACAGCTGAAATCGTTACTACTGTTTCGAGTGATAGCCTCatcattcaagaattcatcagcGAAAAg TTGCCGGTGTTCGTGATGAATGTGGCGGGCTTTTGTGGAGCATATATTATGTCATTTATGTTACTATGGAGGCTAGCAATTGTTGGGCTTCCATTTATCATCATTTTAGTGATCCCTGGTCTGATTTATGGAAGAGTTTTAGTTAGCTTATCAAGACAAATCAGGGAGGAGTATAATAATGCTGGTGTTGTCGTGGAGCAAGCGATATCTTCTGTAAGGACAGTTTATTCGTTTGTTCGTGAAAGCAAGACCATTAGAGAGTATTCTGCTGCTTTACAGGGAACAATGAAGTTAGGTATAAATCAGGGTTTGGCTAAGGGATTGGCAATGGGCAGCAATAGTGGCGTCGTTTTTGCTGTTTGGTCTTTCATATGTTGGTACGGTAGTAGATTGGTTATGTACCATGGAGCTAAAGGTGGAATCGTGTTTGGTGTCGGAAGTTCTATTACATATGGTGGACT ATCATTGGGTGCTGGATTGTCAAATGTCAAGTATTTTTCAGAGGCAATGGCTGCAAGTGAACGTATAAGGGGATTGATAAAAAGAGTTCCGAAGATAGACTCAGAAGACATGGAAGGGGAGATATTACAAGAAGTCTTTGGGGAAGTAGAATTCAAGAGCATAAAGTTTGCCTACCCATCGAGGCTGGAGTCAGTGATATTTGAAGACTTTAACTTAAAGCTTCCAGCAGGGAAGACAATGGCATTGGTAGGCGGTAGTGGGTCAGGTAAATCAACGGTGATTTCATTGTTACAAAGATTTTATGATCCTCAAGAAGGAGAGATTTGTTTAGATGGGGTGAGGATTGACAAGCTTCAACTAAAGTGGATAAGATCACAAATGGGTTTGGTAAGTCAAGAGCCTGCTCTATTTGCTACCACCATAAAAGGGAACATACTTTTTGGTAAGGAAGATGCCACTATGGAAGAAGTCATTGAGGCTGCAAAAGTTTCAAATGCTCATAACTTCATCTCCCAGTTGCCCCAGGCTTATGAAACCCAG GTTGGTGAAAGAGGAATTCAAATGTCAGGTGGGCAAAAGCAAAGGATAGCAATTGCACGTGCCATAATCAAGTCGCCTCGTATTCTTCTCTTGGATGAGGCAACAAGTGCACTAGATTCTGAATCTGAACGGGTCGTGCAGGAGGCACTTGATAGTGTGGCAGTTGGTCGAACCACCATTATCATAGCTCATCGCCTTTCAACAGTTAGAAATGCAGACATGATATCAGTGGTCCAAAATGGCCGGTTAGTAGAGTCTGGCTCCCATGATGaactcattcaacttgaaaacAGTTTCTACAAATCACTCGTTCACCTCCAAGAAAAAAAGCAAAACACTGAAACCCTACACAAATGTCCATTGGACTCCTCCACACATTATGTCCACAACAAGAGCAGCCGTCAGCAACTGATTGTGAGCAGGTCGAGTTCCACAAACTCAGGCAACCGTGGTGAACAAAACTTTATCTCGCAGGCCAACCAAGAAATTCCAGTGCCTACATTTAAGAGGCTATTAGCAATGAACATTCCTGAATGGAAGCAAGCATTGTTTGGGAGTGTGGGTGCGATTTTGTTTGGTGCTATTCAGCCACTTTATGCTTTCTCGATGGCGTCAATGATGTGCGTGTATTTTTTGCCAGATCATGACGATATCAGGCATAAAACGATGATTCATGCATTGTGTTTCATTGGTTTGGCAGTTTGTTCAATGCTAATCAATATCGTTCAGCATTATAACTTTGCAGCCATGGGAGAGCACTTAACAAAGAGAGTACGAGAAAGGATGTTGTTAAAGATACTCGCCTTTGAAATTGGGTGGTTCGACCAAGATGAAAACTCAAGCGGGGCAATTTGTTCAAGGCTTGCTACAGATGCCAATGTG GTGCGGTCTTTGGTGGGTGATCGATGCTCACTTCTAATACAAGCATTCTCTGCAGTAACAATTGCCTTCACGATGGGGCTGGTGATCGCATGGAGATTGGCTATAGTTATGATTGCAGTTCAACCACTAATAATCATATGCTTCTATTATagaaaaattcttttaaaaaacatGTCAGAGAAAGCCATGAAAGCACAAGATGAAAGCAGCAAGCTTGCAGCTGAAGCTGTCTCAAATTTACGTACGGTGACTGCCTTTTCATCCCAAACACGAATACTCAAAATGCTCAAAGAGACCCAAAAAGAGCCAATGCATGAAAGCATCCGGCAAGCTTGGTATGCTGGATTTGGACTCGGGTTTTCACAAAGCCTTATAGCTTGTACTTGGGCTCTAGCCTTTTGGTATGGTGGGAGATTGATTAGCGGTGGTCATCTTGGGATCAAACCATTTCTCCAGTCGTTTTTTATCTTGGTAAGCACGGGGAGGGTCATTGCAGAAGCAGGGACCATGACAAATGATCTGGCCAAAGGGTCTGATGCAGTGAAGTCTGTGTTTGCATTATTAGACCGTTACACCTTGATAGATCCTGAGGACCCCAATGGTAACAAGCCAGAGATCATTACAGGGCATATAGAGATGCAAGATATTGACTTTGTGTACCCCGCTCGGCCTAACATTAGTATCTTCAAAGGATTTTCAGTCACTATTGAAGCAGGTAAATCAACTGCGTTGGTCGGACAAAGTGGGTCTGGGAAGTCAACCATAATTGGGTTAATCGAGCGTTTTTATGACCCGGTGAAGGGTATTGTTGAAGTTGATGGAAGGGATATAAGGTCTTACCATTTAAGAACACTGAGGAAGTATATTGCACTCGTGAGCCAAGAGCCATCACTGTTCTCCGGTACCATACGTGAAAACATCATATACGGTGCTTCCGAAAATGTTAGTGAATCAGAGATTATAGAGGCTGCAAAAGCAGCCAATGCTCATGATTTCATAGCAGTTTTAAAAGACGGGTATGATACTTGGTGTGGTGATCGAGGGGTACAACTTTCTGGAGGACAAAACCAACGCATTGCCATAGCCCGTGCTATACTGAAAAATCCAACAGTTTTGTTACTAGACGAAGCGACTAGTGCACTTGATAGCCAGTCTGAGAATATAGTGCAAGAAGCTCTCGAGCGAATGATGGTGGGGCGGACAAGTGTGGTGGTGGCACACCGGTTAAGTACAATACAAAGTTGTGACACTATTGCAGTTTTGGAGAAAGGGAAAGTGGTTGAGAAAGGTAACCATCGGACGTTGCTAGCAAAAGGGGCGCCAGGAGCTTACTACTCCTTGGTCAATCTGCAAAAGCCTATTTCTAATCACTGA